In a single window of the Nicotiana tomentosiformis chromosome 8, ASM39032v3, whole genome shotgun sequence genome:
- the LOC104101856 gene encoding uncharacterized protein has product MYEGSHIAKAMVRGTPEHEYAILDAYRYALRKANEGSKMELKLDNCGKFQYFLIAYESWSQGFLFMRKVITVDGTFLIGKYREVLLSAVAQDSENHIFGVAFCVVDKECDAAYEYCFEQLSSIHPDSVELCIISDRHISIPNGNSNFYPKAHHKFCMRHLAENIRKIFYCGDLLHHYYSAAKAYRIDEL; this is encoded by the coding sequence ATGTATGAAGGGAGTCATATTGCAAAGGCTATGGTAAGGGGAACTCCAGAGCACGAGTATGCAATTTTAGATGCGTACCGATACGCGCTTAGGAAGGCAAATGAAGGAAGCAAGATGGAATTGAAGCTTGATAACTGTGGGAAGTTTCAGTACTTTCTTATAGCTTATGAATCTTGGAGTCAGGGGTTTTTGTTTATGAGGAAAGTCATCACCGTTGATGGGACATTTTTGATAGGAAAGTATCGTGAAGTGTTGTTGTCTGCCGTAGCACAGGATTCAGAGAACCATATTTTTGGTGTGGCATTTTGTGTAGTAGACAAGGAGTGTGATGCCGCATATGAATATTGTTTTGAACAATTGTCCAGCATACACCCCGACAGTGTTGAGTTGTGTATAATTTCTGATAGGCACATAAGCATACCAAATGGGAACTCAAACTTTTACCCTAAGGCTCATCACAAATTTTGCATGAGGCACCTTGCTGAAAATATTCGCAAAATTTTTTATTGCGGCGATTTGCTTCACCATTATTATTCTGCAGCTAAGGCATATAGGATTGATGAGTTATAA
- the LOC138897843 gene encoding uncharacterized protein translates to MVGEKVLLKVSPMKGIMRFGKKGKLSLRFTGPFEVLERIGEVSYKLSLPPSLSGVHPIFHMSILRKYYADRSHVLDYSTVQLDESLGYEEEPVAIVARQVHQLRSKKISAVNV, encoded by the coding sequence atggtaggagagaaggttctcttgaaagtctcgccgatgaagggtatcatgaggttcggaaagaagggaaagctgagttTGAGGTTCaccggtccatttgaggtgttagagcgtaTTGGAGAGGTTTCTTACAAGCTttctttgcctcctagtctatcaggagttcatccgattttccacatGTCTATTCTCCGAAAGTACTATGCTGAtaggtcacatgtgttagattatagcacagttcagctagatgagagcttgggttatgaggaggagccagttgccattgtggCCAGGCAGGTCCACCAGTTGCGGTCTAAGAAGATTTCAGCGGTAAACGTCTAG